GCTGATCGATCTCGTTCAGCTTTCCGGGCTGGAGAAGCGCTACCCGACCCAGCTTTCAGGCGGCCAGCGCCAGCGCGTGGCGCTCGCCCGAGCGCTCGCCATCGAGCCCCGGGTGCTGCTGCTCGACGAGCCGTTCGGCGCGCTCGACGCCAAGGTGCGCAAGGACCTGCGCCGCTGGCTGAAGGAAATCCACGCCCGCACCGGCCACACCACCCTGTTCGTGACCCACGACCAGGAGGAGGCGATGGAACTCGCCGACCGCATCGTGGTGATGCGCGCCGGCCGCATCGAGCAGGTCGGCACGCCCGACGACATCTACGACCGCCCGGCGACGCCGTTCGTGTTCGATTTCATCGGCGAATCCGTGCATCTCGAAGTCGAGATCCGCGGCGGCAGGGGCACCCTCGCCGGCCAGCCGCTCGATCTCGACCTGACGGGTGAGAAGGACGGACGCGCCGACGTGTTCGCCCGCCCGGTGGACGTCGAGATCGCCGCGCCCGGCCGTGGCATCGCGGCCCGCGTCATCGCCGTCCGGCGCACGGCCGGCCATCGGCTGGTGGAGGCCGAAGTCGGTGCCGGGCACCAGCGCGTCGAGTTCGCCGTGCCGGCGAGCGTCGAGGTGACGGCCGGCGCCGATGTCGGGCTGGTGCTGAACGCCTTCCGCGTCTATCCCGCCGCAGCCTGAGCCCGGGCGGGATCAGCCGCCGAGCTAGAGCGCTTTCCGATCTGATGGAATCATCAGATCGACAAGAAATCGCTCCAGATTCAAAAGCTTGAGCACATCCTTATCGTTCAGATCGGTTCAATCTGAACGGGATATGCTCTAAATCAGCCGCCGACGAGGTGCAGCGTGCGCTTCGGTTCGAGCACGCTCAGCACGCGGGCGAGGTCCTGGCCGCGCTTCAGGATCATGCCGCCCGGCGCCATCACCGAATAGGCGCCCTGCTTGCGGGCGAGCTTCGGATTCTTGACGATGCGATAGAGCGGCATCTCGCTGGTGCGGCGGAAGATCGAGAACACCGCCTCGTCGGCGCGGAAGTCGATGGCGTAGTCGCGCCACTCCCCGGCCGCCACCATCCGCCCGTAGATGCGCAGGATGGCATCGAGTTCGCGGCGGTCGAAGGCGATCACGGTCCGGGCGTTCGCCGCCGTCTCCGCCTGCAAGGGCGGCTGGCCGGCAGCGCCGGCGTGAGGCTGGGCGATCTGGGCCTGAGTGACGGGGCTCTGCGCGGTCTGACTCTGGGCGATCTGACTCTGGGCTATCTTGGGCACCCGCGCGGTGCGCGACCCGGCGCCCGTCCGGCCTGCCGCGACGCCGGACGGATCGGCGTCATCCCCGGTTCCCGGTGCTTCGCTCAAGAGCGCCTCCCGTTGTCGTGCGATTGTCATGATCGGGCGTCGGCGGGCCGGACGCAAGCCTTCGATGCGGGCTTCGCCCCCGCGGGGCACGCATGCCGGCTTCGATGCCGCCGCATTGCCCCGCCGCCGCCGCCGTGCCAATAAGCCCGTCAGCCCCCTTTGAGACGCGGTTCCACCGCCCCGCGTTCCACCACCCCGAGTTCCACGACCCCGAGTGCGCCGATGACCGCCGACACGCCGAGAAGACCGGACCGCAAGCCGGACGACCGCAGGACCGAGCGCCGCCCGCCGCGGCGCACGTCGTCGACGCGCAGCCACTGGAGCCCGGGCGAGAACCGCATCGTGATCTATGGCGTGCACGCGGTCGCGGCCGCGCTCGCCAACCCGGCCCGCATCAAGCACCGGCTGGTCGCGACCCACAACGCACTGGCGCGGCTTTCCGAGGCCGGCATCGACCTGCCCGTCGCCCCGGAGGTCGCGGACCCGAAGGTGGTGGCCGAGATGGTGCCGGCCGACGCGGTCCACCAGGGCATCGCCCTCGTCACCGAGCCTCTGGCCCCGGCCGAGGTGGGCGACCTCGGCACGGCGCGGCTGGTGCTGGCGCTCGACCAGGTGACGGACCCGCACAATGTCGGTGCCATCATGCGCTCGGCCGTGGCGCTCGGCGCCTCCGCGCTGTTCACCACGAGCCGCCATTCCCCGCAGGAAAGCGGCGTGCTGGCCAAGGCGGCCTCGGGCGCCGTCGACCTTCTGCCCCACGCCTCGGTGCCGAACCTGCCGCGCACGCTGCGCGACCTGAAGGACGAGGGCTTCACCATCATCGGCCTCGACAGCGAGGCCGAGCACGACCTCGAATCCGTGCCGGTCGGCGACAAGGTGGCGCTGGTGCTGGGGTCGGAAGGCAAGGGCCTGCGCGGCGCCGTCAAGACGGCGACCGACGCGGTGGCCCGGCTGGAGGCGCCCGGCCCGTTCGCCTCGCTCAACGTCTCCAACGCCGCGGCGATCGCGCTTTACGTGATGCGCCGCCGGCTCGCGGGCGGCTGAGACGCGCGGACCGGCGCGGCGACAGACACAAGCAGCCCGCTCGACCGGCCCCGGCGATGCGGCGAACGGACGAGGCTCGCCGTTCTCCCGCCCGCGCGCCCCGTTCGGAGCGGGCCGGCCATTCAACGCCGATGCCACGGTTATGGTGCGACGGGCAAGGCGCGATGATCGGCGCCCTGCCCGCGCTCTTGCGTGTCCCGTTGGGAGGCGGGCGAGGCCCGCGCGTGCGCCGGGCCCCGGCGATCAGCGGCAGAAAAGCTGCTGCCCCGAATAGCTGGTGAAGGTTCCGGTGTTCGGGTTGAAGCTGCGATAGCGCGCGGAACAGTAGCTGTACCAGGCCGGCGTCCACGGCTGCGGCGCGGCGTAGGCCGGCGGCGCGACCACCACGGGCGGCGGGGCCGGGGCCACGACGATCGGCGGCACCGCGACGCCGACGCCCCATCCGAACCCGGGGCCGCCCCAGCCGGGGCCCGCCCAGCCCGGCCCCCGCCAACCCCAGCCGGGGCCGCGCCAACCCGGGCCGCGCCAGCCAGGACCACCCCAGCCAGGACCACCCCAACCGGGGCCACGCCAGCCAGGCCCGCCCCAACCGGGGCCTCGCCAGCCGGGACCGCCGCGCCAGCCGGGCCCCGGGCCGGGGCCGCGCCAGCCGGGTCCCCACTGCACGGGAACGGCCGCGGCACGATCCGAAAGCCCAGAGGCGGTCGCTCCGGCGGACCCGGACGGCGGGACGGCAGCGCCGGAAAGCGCCGCTGCGACCGCGGGACCGGCCGGGATCGCCGCTTCGGCGGGACCGGTGGCGACCGCGGCGCCGAGGGCCGCGCAGAGCGCGGCGGCGAGCGCCCCGCGCCGGAGGACGTTCGGATGCGGGCTGCCTCTCCGCAGGACACCCCGCCGCATCATCATGGCGACTGTCATCGTTCCATCCTCGCGAACGCATCCGGGCGGCTTGCTCCGGGCGGCTTGCATCGGGGTTTGCCCGACGCGCCTTCGGCCGCGCGGATGCATCCGGCGGACGGCAGGCGCTGCGGTTCAATCGGTTTCGTCACGTCGCCGCCCGGGTCGTTGCGATCCGGACGGGCGATCCCGGCGCACGGGCGCTAGGATCGGGGCCGATGGTGGCCCTGACGAAATGAACCGCGCCTGAACGCTCCGGTTCCGTCCGCCTGCGTTCGCTGGCGCACCCGCGAGAGAGGCGCCGTGTCCGCCGGGAGAGACGCCGCGTCGCGCGTTGCAGCCTCTGGCGAACGATGCGAGGGGATGGCGGCGTTGCGCCGGGATCGGTGCACCGGAAGGACCGGGCGCGTTCTTCGCGGGCCTCAGCACTTCGTGCGCGCCGATAAGCCCGGTCGGCGAGCCGCCGGCCCGCGCGCTTCAACAGGTCGTGGAAACCACGCGGCGCGACGCCTTGGCGGATGCAAGCCCGCGCGAGACATGATAACCAACCCGGAAACAGGCACCGGAATCCGCGCCCGCGGATCCGGCACCGAAGGGCCGGTTTAGCTCAGCGGTAGAGCAGCGGTTTTGTAAACCGAAGGTCGGGGGTTCAATCCCCTCAACCGGCACCATTTTTCTTGGTCGAGAGTGATTGGCGTGCCGGCTTGCGGACGAAAGCCGTCTATTCTGCCGCGCCTGTCGTCTGCCTGAAAATCACTTCCACCCGTTCTCGACGAAAGCATCGACTTCGGCCCGAAGGTCGACGGCCAATTTGTCGTCACGAGGGATGACCCGGAACGGCGTCCCCGACGGGACATTGAAAGAAGCCGTACCAGGATCGCGGCAGACGTGTCTGCTGCCGTCATATCGCGCACAATCTCCGGTGAAGATGTCAAAGCGTCCGGGACCGCGGATTTTGGAACCGACGTCTCCGACAACGAAGCAGCCATCCACCGGCTGGCCGTTCTGGGGGCAGAGCTTTCCGCGGAACGCGGGAATGTAGATGACAGTCCCAGTCTTGTACTCAGCCGGATCGGCCGCAACCGTCACACATGGAAAGAGCGCGTTTGTCGCGTTGAACGCATTCTTTCCGCTGCCTTGGCCGAAGACGGTCGGAATTTGCGTAAGATCGTAAACACGGCCCGACGGACCACCGGCGTTGTACAATTTATTGCCGACGATGCAGCTACCCTCCATCTTCAGGCAGTTGTCGCGATCCTCAGGTCGCAGACCACCATCCGGTCCTGCAGGAAACACCGGGGTAAAATATTGCGTGGTTCTGGTGGTGCGCTCTTCGCCAAAACTCTCCGCATGCTGCGCGATCCGCTTACAGGCGGGCGCTTCGAAGCGCGGCAGGTCCCGTTTTTCCGGCGCGATACTGGCGATGGGTGTTGGCGCCTGAGGCTTCTCGACTGGCTTCTCGGGCGCACAGGCCGTCAAACCCATCACCGTCATCACAGCCGCCATACCGCGCATGATGCCCCTCCTCAGGATGGCTTTCGGATCGTTCGCCATCGAGAATAGCAACTTTTGCGTGCAAAATGCAAGCGCGCGGCGGAAAAGCTGTCATCCGGCAGGCCTCCACGATGCGCTGCTCTCAACGGCGCCCCCTCACCCCAACTCCTTCTCGTACTCCGCCGGCTTGAAGCCGACGAGGAGGGTGGGGCCGGATTCGAGGACGGGGCGTTTGATCATCGAGGGGTGGGCGAGCATCAGGGCGATGGCCTTGTCTTCGGTGAGGTCGGCGCGGTCGGCGTCCGGCAGCTTGCGGAAGGTGGTGCCGGCCTTGTTGAGGAGGGTCTCCCAGCCGACCGCCCTCGCCCAGTTCGCAAGCCTGTCGCGGTCGATGCCGGCGGCCTTGTAGTCGTGGAAGGCATAAGCGATGCCGTGGCCGTCGAGCCAGGCGCGGGCCTTCTTCATGGTGTCGCAGTTCTTGATGCCGTAGATCGTGATCGCGGTCATGTTCGCTCCGGGCGGCTGGTAAATTCAACGCCGCGTCTGCGTTCCAGTGACTTGAGCAGCTGGCGCGAAGGATATCTGTCTTGACTGACGGCCTGATCAGACCCGAATAGCCAGACTTTCCGCCCGCATCCGTCTTTGACAACGCACTGTCAATCCTATATAAAATAATGCCTACGCCATCCAGTTGGTAGCTGGTGGCGTAGGCGACGGTCTTTATATTCCCCACCCTTTTGGAAGGGGGATTGAGTTCCGTGGAGACAGGCACTTCTGAGGTGGTAGAGTTCAGAGAGTTGCCTCAAGTTATAATACTTCGATTCCTCGGAGGGCTTTCACCTTAAGGGTAGGTGATTAAGTCGGGCGTCCCCGGCTTAATCGTGCACCCCTCGCGGGCGCTGCCGACTACATCGGCCTAGGTCCGAGTGCAGCCGGGAGGTATAGTGGTGGAGGGTCCATAAATCCTCATTTCCCCCAGTGACTACACCACCGGGTGTGCTGCTCAGCTGCAGAAGTCAACTGAACACCCCCTCGTCCGGGGCATCAGCGCTTACCGGCGAAACTTCGTTTTCGCCGGGTTCAATGGCCTCCTTCGGATTGCCGTCCGGGGAGGCTTCTTCTTTTTGAGCCAAGGACCACATACGCCCATCAAGGAGAACTTGACCGCTGTCTTTCAAGCGCGACAGTGTCGTTGATATCGTGTTCGCCGTGGTATCCTGACGGTCTCGGACAAGCTCCAGAACGCCCTTGCTTTCAAGAGGTCCATGCAGGCCGAGAACCTCGACGATCAATTCGCCTATGGTTCGGCTTCTTTGGCCACGCGCAGGCGTCTCATCGTCGTCATCACCACCCAGCCGCTCAATTACGCGTTCTGCAACGCGGAGCTCATCAAGCTCCGCCTGCATTTGCAGTATCAACGCTTCCAGCTCGGCAATGCGGGAGCGTATCCTTACCGCATAAGATGGTCGGGCCACGGCTACCACTCCTAGAATCATAGACTGCTTCCACGCCTATAATGGGCGGAATGCCGTACATGTCAACGATAAATTTTGATCGCGCAATGTGTATGAGCACGAGACTGCGGTCACCAAGACAGCTGTTACGTTGCTACCGAAATCCACAGGCAACAACCGTCCCCAATGCGTGCGCCAGAGCGGCGGCCGGCTTACCCCCCTGCGGCCGGCGCGCGATCAGGCCACCAGCGGGGCGGTGACGGCGGCGGCCGCCTTCACGGCGTCGCCGGGGGCGAGTTGCACCATCAGGCCGCGCTGGCCGCCATTGATGATGACATAGGCCTCGCCCAGCGCCGCGGCCTCGATGGCGGTCGGCACCTTGCGCTTCTGGCCGAACGGGCTGATGCCGCCGACGCGGAAGCCGGTCAGGCGCTCGGCCGCGGCCGGCTTCATCATCTGCGCCGCCTTGCCGCCGAACGCCGCCGCCACCCGCTTCATGCTGAGTTCGCAATCGGACGGGATCACCGTGCAGGCGGGCTTGCCGTCGACCTCCACCATCAGCGTCTTCAGCACCCGGTGCGGCGGCTCGCCGATGGCCTCGGCGGCCTGCAGGCCGATGCGGTCCGCGCCCGGATCGTAATCGTAATGGTGGACGGAGAACGCCACGCCCGCCCGCGTCAGGGCCAGCGTCGCCTGGGTGCTGCTCGACATGCCTGCTCCATCGCCTCGAAGAGCGCTTTCTGGCCGGATCGGTTCGACCTCGTCGCAACAGGCTCTAAGGGAATAGGCCTGCTTGCGGCAAGGCCGTCCTCGCCGCGGCACGATGGCGCCGACAGAGGGGGCGGCGGGAAGGGCGCGGCCGGGAAATGCCGGAAAGCCGGACACGCCCGGAGCGTCGCGCGCGGGCCGCGGCACGGCGGGATTGCAACCGGCGCTTGACGCAGGCCCCTCCGAGGGGAAACAAACAGGCAGGGATTACCGGCCGCGAGAGCCGGAGCCATGGGGACGGAACCGGCGGGGCAACGCCTTTGCGCATTCTCATCGTCGAAGATGCCGAGGATCTTGGTGACGCTGTGGTGACGCGGTTGAGAGCGAGCGGCCACAGCGTGGAGTGGCTGCGCGACGGCGAGGCCGTGCTGGACTGGGCGCGCGACGGGGCGTTCGACGCCATCGTGCTCGACGTGATGCTGCCGGGCCGGGACGGCTTTTCCGTGCTGCGCGACCTGCGCGGCGCGGGGCTCGACACGCCGGTTCTGGTCGCCACCGCCCGCGCCGAGGTGAACGACAAGGTGGGCCTGCTCGATCTCGGCGCGGACGACTACATCGTCAAGCCGTTCGACCTGCGCGAGATGGAGGCGCGGCTCAGGGCCGTCTCCCGCCGCCCCACGGCGATGACGGCGAGCGCGATGCAGGTCGGCGATCTCGTCATCGACCTCGCCGCCCGCAGCGTCATGGTCGCCGGCCGGCCGGTGGAGTGCGGCCGGCGGGAGTTCAGCCTGCTCGAAATTCTCATCGGCCGGCTCGGGCAGGTGGTGCCCAAGGACCGGCTGATGACGCAGCTGTTCGCGTTCGACGACGATGTGTCGATCAATGCCGTCGAGCTTCTGGTCTCGCGCCTGCGGCGCAAGCTCGAAGGCTCGCGTGTCGACATCGTCACGGTGCGCGGCACCGGCTACATGGCGCGGGCCAGTGACCGCCCCTGACGGATTGTCCGGCCCGGTGCCGGTGCGGGCGACCTCGATCCGCCGCCGCGTGCTCGGCCTCGCGCTGGTGGTGCTGGCGCTGGCGGCGGGCGCCGTGGCGCTGTTCCTGCGCGATTATGCCGGGCGCGCGGCCGACGAGGCCTTCGACCGGCTGCTGGCGGCCTCGGCGCTTTCCATCGCCGGCGCGGTGCAGGTGGAAGGCGGCCGCGTGGTGGTGGAACTGCCGATCGCCTCGCTCGCCATGCTCGGTTCCGACGGCGACCGGGTGTTCTATGTCGTCGAGCAGCCGAACGGCGCCTTCGTCACGGGCTACGACGATCTCGGCGCCGGCCTGCCGCCGGCTTCCGACGACGAGCCGGTGTTCGCCGACCGCAGCTATCGCGGCGAGCCGGTCAGGATCGCCACCATCGGCCGGCTGACCTCCGCCAGCGAGGCGGCGGGCTGGGTGACGATCCGCGTCGGCGAGACGCGGCTCGCCCGCAGCCGGCTCGCCGCCGAGATCTTCAACACCGCCGTGCTGCCGCTGGTCGGGCTGCTGGCGCTCTCGCTCGCGCTCGTCTGGCTCGGGGTTCAGCGCGCGTTCGCGCCGCTCGCCGATCTCGAGGCGGAGCTGCGGCGGCGGCCGTCGGAGGATCTCTCGCCGGTCTCCGTGCCGGTGCCGGTGGAGGTCGGCCATCTGGTGGAGGCGCTGAACGGCTTCATGCAGCGGCTCGACAGCATCATGCGCACGCTGAGCAGCGTTGTGGCCGATGCCGCCCACCAGGTGCGCACGCCGCTCGCCTCGTTGCGGGCGCAGGCCGAGGTGGCGCTCGACGAACGCGATTTCGACCGGCTCAGGGAGCGGGTGGTGAAGATCCACAACAACGCGGTGGTCGCCAGCGATTTGATCAACCAGCTCTTGATGGAAGCGATCGTGGCCCACCGCATCGA
The Pseudoxanthobacter soli DSM 19599 DNA segment above includes these coding regions:
- a CDS encoding response regulator transcription factor, which encodes MRILIVEDAEDLGDAVVTRLRASGHSVEWLRDGEAVLDWARDGAFDAIVLDVMLPGRDGFSVLRDLRGAGLDTPVLVATARAEVNDKVGLLDLGADDYIVKPFDLREMEARLRAVSRRPTAMTASAMQVGDLVIDLAARSVMVAGRPVECGRREFSLLEILIGRLGQVVPKDRLMTQLFAFDDDVSINAVELLVSRLRRKLEGSRVDIVTVRGTGYMARASDRP
- a CDS encoding ArsC family reductase, producing the protein MTAITIYGIKNCDTMKKARAWLDGHGIAYAFHDYKAAGIDRDRLANWARAVGWETLLNKAGTTFRKLPDADRADLTEDKAIALMLAHPSMIKRPVLESGPTLLVGFKPAEYEKELG
- a CDS encoding BA14K family protein — protein: MTVAMMMRRGVLRRGSPHPNVLRRGALAAALCAALGAAVATGPAEAAIPAGPAVAAALSGAAVPPSGSAGATASGLSDRAAAVPVQWGPGWRGPGPGPGWRGGPGWRGPGWGGPGWRGPGWGGPGWGGPGWRGPGWRGPGWGWRGPGWAGPGWGGPGFGWGVGVAVPPIVVAPAPPPVVVAPPAYAAPQPWTPAWYSYCSARYRSFNPNTGTFTSYSGQQLFCR
- the ybaK gene encoding Cys-tRNA(Pro) deacylase; translated protein: MSSSTQATLALTRAGVAFSVHHYDYDPGADRIGLQAAEAIGEPPHRVLKTLMVEVDGKPACTVIPSDCELSMKRVAAAFGGKAAQMMKPAAAERLTGFRVGGISPFGQKRKVPTAIEAAALGEAYVIINGGQRGLMVQLAPGDAVKAAAAVTAPLVA
- a CDS encoding DUF2794 domain-containing protein, yielding MQAETAANARTVIAFDRRELDAILRIYGRMVAAGEWRDYAIDFRADEAVFSIFRRTSEMPLYRIVKNPKLARKQGAYSVMAPGGMILKRGQDLARVLSVLEPKRTLHLVGG
- a CDS encoding TrmH family RNA methyltransferase: MTADTPRRPDRKPDDRRTERRPPRRTSSTRSHWSPGENRIVIYGVHAVAAALANPARIKHRLVATHNALARLSEAGIDLPVAPEVADPKVVAEMVPADAVHQGIALVTEPLAPAEVGDLGTARLVLALDQVTDPHNVGAIMRSAVALGASALFTTSRHSPQESGVLAKAASGAVDLLPHASVPNLPRTLRDLKDEGFTIIGLDSEAEHDLESVPVGDKVALVLGSEGKGLRGAVKTATDAVARLEAPGPFASLNVSNAAAIALYVMRRRLAGG
- a CDS encoding sulfate/molybdate ABC transporter ATP-binding protein translates to MDVHVENVTKSFDTTPALHGIDLDVPGGELVALLGPSGSGKTTLLRIVAGLEFPTGGRVMFGGEDASHLSVQERNIGFVFQHYALFKHMTVFDNVAFGLTVRPAATRPSKKDIRERVLKLIDLVQLSGLEKRYPTQLSGGQRQRVALARALAIEPRVLLLDEPFGALDAKVRKDLRRWLKEIHARTGHTTLFVTHDQEEAMELADRIVVMRAGRIEQVGTPDDIYDRPATPFVFDFIGESVHLEVEIRGGRGTLAGQPLDLDLTGEKDGRADVFARPVDVEIAAPGRGIAARVIAVRRTAGHRLVEAEVGAGHQRVEFAVPASVEVTAGADVGLVLNAFRVYPAAA
- a CDS encoding 3D domain-containing protein → MANDPKAILRRGIMRGMAAVMTVMGLTACAPEKPVEKPQAPTPIASIAPEKRDLPRFEAPACKRIAQHAESFGEERTTRTTQYFTPVFPAGPDGGLRPEDRDNCLKMEGSCIVGNKLYNAGGPSGRVYDLTQIPTVFGQGSGKNAFNATNALFPCVTVAADPAEYKTGTVIYIPAFRGKLCPQNGQPVDGCFVVGDVGSKIRGPGRFDIFTGDCARYDGSRHVCRDPGTASFNVPSGTPFRVIPRDDKLAVDLRAEVDAFVENGWK